AAAGTACACATTACAGCAGCTTTCGCTGTTTTGCAAATCTGTTCTTAAAATGAATTCATTTTCTTTAAAATTAGTAATTAACCATCTGCAGGGAAATTTGCCAATTCTTGTTTTAATTTACAGTATTTTCAATGCATGTAATGCTCTGATTGTATCATCATTAAAAAAATTCCATGTTACGTGTATAAAACACTTGTAACCTCTTCTctcctttgtttttaattttatcgtTGTTGCCTTCAATTTTTTTCACAGGAGGTATTTCATTGATGAATCTGCACTGACTGATCATTTCCGGACGAAAGTTCACAAGCGTAGGCTGAAAGCTCTTGAACTGGAACCATACACCGTAGAAGAATCGGAGAGAGCTGCTGGCAAAGGCCAGTACCAACCTCCCAAGAGAAGGAAGATTGAAACACAGAGTACAGGAGATGATACCTATGTTGAATCTGGTGACAGAATGACT
This region of Schistocerca gregaria isolate iqSchGreg1 chromosome 7, iqSchGreg1.2, whole genome shotgun sequence genomic DNA includes:
- the LOC126282135 gene encoding zinc finger protein 593 homolog: MTYKRKKYHKGDTHVKKKWRTKRRTKDLDEIDEDMKEKNAKLLLNQEIDLDKPGNAQFYCLHCARYFIDESALTDHFRTKVHKRRLKALELEPYTVEESERAAGKGQYQPPKRRKIETQSTGDDTYVESGDRMTD